One window of Xanthomonas sp. 10-10 genomic DNA carries:
- a CDS encoding methyl-accepting chemotaxis protein: MTALLQRYSVGRRLGAAFGLLILLSGLLVAIGLSSMASARKQLDFIVLDRMAKIQMGNGMLDANSSIMIALGTYAMATSDQLNDDAVATIKTQRQRYNDLRAKLDTLPSSEEGRKIRAEMDAKRAISGTLNDQVMALAARNDNTAAQTLLNEKARPATLAWQEKIRELVTRQEQQSQQAYTEAVQSMNRAKLLLLIGGVAVVTISGLLAWLITRSLTHPLARATKAAEAIAKGQLDNQVQTDAQDETGRLLRAMSGMQTQLQSLLRAQAEMAKRHNDGRISFRIDANAFPGDYGRMAHDTNTLVASHLAVQTTLARIMGRYAIGDLSESMDALPGEKAVLTQTMNEVKANLSAMNAEIKQLAVSAANGDFSARGDAARFQYDFHIMVDSLNQLMATADGNLQSLSSLLQSIAAGDLTARMSGEFKGVFAQMRDDANATAAQLAEIVGRIQHSAVSINSAASEIAAGNQDLSQRTEQQAANLEETAASMEELTSTVRQNAEHARQANQLAIGAASVASQGGDIVSKVVGTMTGIEASSKKIADIISVIDGISFQTNILALNAAVEAARAGEQGRGFAVVASEVRTLAQRSTAAAKEIKSLIDDSVERVAEGSTLVHSAGTTMAEIVASVQRVTDIMGEISAASQEQSAGIEQVNLTVTQMDETTQQNAALVEEATAAARSMEEQAVQLRQAVSIFKIEAERPSVARANAPTVLRPSKPAGVAAPKPQAAAASVKRPVRQAVVASATSNGADWQEF, from the coding sequence ATGACCGCCTTACTCCAACGCTATTCCGTCGGCCGCCGCCTCGGCGCCGCCTTCGGCCTGTTGATCCTGCTGTCGGGCCTGCTTGTCGCCATCGGGCTGAGCTCGATGGCCAGCGCCAGAAAACAACTGGATTTCATCGTGCTGGACCGCATGGCCAAGATCCAGATGGGCAACGGGATGCTGGATGCCAACTCGTCGATCATGATCGCGCTGGGCACCTACGCCATGGCCACCAGTGACCAACTCAACGATGACGCGGTCGCGACGATCAAGACCCAACGGCAACGCTACAACGACTTGCGCGCCAAGCTCGACACCCTGCCCAGCTCCGAAGAAGGTCGCAAGATCCGGGCCGAGATGGATGCCAAGCGTGCCATCTCGGGCACGCTCAACGACCAGGTGATGGCGTTGGCCGCCAGGAACGACAACACCGCGGCGCAAACGCTGCTGAACGAAAAAGCCAGGCCTGCCACTTTGGCCTGGCAGGAAAAGATCCGCGAACTGGTCACCCGGCAGGAACAACAGAGCCAGCAGGCGTACACCGAAGCCGTGCAATCGATGAATCGCGCCAAGCTGCTGCTGCTGATCGGCGGCGTTGCCGTGGTCACGATCAGCGGCCTGCTGGCCTGGCTGATCACCCGCAGCCTCACCCATCCGCTGGCCCGTGCCACCAAGGCAGCCGAAGCGATCGCCAAGGGCCAGCTGGACAACCAGGTGCAGACAGACGCGCAGGACGAAACCGGCCGCCTGCTGCGCGCCATGAGCGGCATGCAGACCCAGTTGCAGTCCCTGTTGCGCGCGCAAGCCGAGATGGCCAAGCGCCACAACGACGGCCGGATCAGCTTCCGCATCGATGCCAATGCATTTCCCGGCGATTACGGCCGCATGGCGCACGACACCAACACCCTGGTCGCCTCGCATCTTGCGGTGCAGACCACGCTCGCGCGCATCATGGGCCGCTATGCCATCGGCGACCTCAGCGAGAGCATGGACGCGCTGCCCGGCGAAAAAGCCGTCCTCACCCAGACCATGAACGAGGTCAAGGCCAACCTGTCGGCGATGAATGCCGAAATCAAGCAGCTGGCAGTGTCGGCGGCCAATGGCGACTTCAGCGCGCGCGGCGATGCGGCCCGCTTCCAGTACGACTTCCACATCATGGTCGACAGCCTCAACCAGCTGATGGCCACCGCCGATGGCAATCTGCAGTCGCTGTCGTCGTTGCTGCAATCCATCGCCGCCGGCGATCTCACCGCCCGCATGAGCGGCGAGTTCAAGGGCGTGTTCGCACAGATGCGCGACGACGCCAATGCCACCGCCGCGCAACTGGCCGAGATCGTCGGGCGCATCCAGCACTCGGCGGTATCGATCAATTCGGCTGCCAGCGAGATTGCCGCCGGCAATCAGGACCTGTCGCAACGCACCGAGCAGCAAGCGGCCAATCTTGAAGAAACCGCCGCATCGATGGAAGAACTCACTTCCACCGTGCGTCAGAACGCCGAACACGCACGCCAGGCCAATCAGCTGGCGATCGGTGCCGCAAGCGTCGCCTCGCAGGGCGGCGACATCGTCAGCAAGGTCGTGGGCACCATGACCGGCATCGAAGCATCGTCCAAGAAGATCGCCGACATCATCAGCGTCATCGACGGCATCTCCTTCCAGACCAACATCCTGGCGCTGAACGCAGCGGTAGAAGCGGCACGCGCTGGCGAGCAGGGCCGCGGTTTTGCGGTGGTCGCCAGCGAAGTGCGCACCCTCGCCCAGCGCTCCACGGCTGCGGCCAAGGAGATCAAGAGCCTGATCGACGATTCGGTCGAGCGCGTGGCCGAAGGCTCGACACTGGTGCACAGCGCCGGCACCACCATGGCCGAGATCGTCGCCAGCGTGCAGCGCGTCACCGACATCATGGGCGAGATTTCCGCCGCCTCGCAGGAGCAGTCGGCCGGTATCGAGCAGGTCAACCTCACCGTCACCCAGATGGACGAAACCACGCAGCAGAATGCCGCGCTGGTGGAAGAAGCCACCGCCGCCGCACGGTCGATGGAAGAACAGGCGGTACAGCTCAGGCAGGCGGTGTCGATCTTCAAGATCGAAGCCGAACGCCCGTCAGTTGCGCGCGCAAACGCACCGACCGTACTGCGTCCCAGCAAGCCGGCCGGCGTTGCCGCACCGAAGCCACAGGCTGCCGCGGCATCGGTCAAGCGCCCGGTCAGGCAGGCGGTTGTCGCCAGCGCGACGAGCAATGGCGCAGATTGGCAAGAGTTCTAA
- a CDS encoding alpha-L-fucosidase, with amino-acid sequence MIDRRTFLATGVVAAAASFSSPAARISQTPRANGPAPWGAVPSKRQLRWHRWEQYAFVHFAMNTFTDKEWGYGDEDPGKFDPSDFSADQIVAAAKAGNLKGLIFTAKHHDGFCLWPTRLTEHCIRNSPYKNGKGDIVGEMAAACRRAGLAFGIYLSPWDRNHAEYGRPGYLDYFRKQIVELCTGYGELFEFWFDGANGGDGYYGGAREARKIDAPAYYNWPKMIELVHLHQPMACTFDPLGADIRWGGNEDGIAGDPSWPTMPNAPYTQENGNSGVRGGALWWPAETNTSIRPGWFYHADEDGKVRSPENLVRYFDTSVARGTNMNLNLPPDRRGRIADHDVAVLQSFGDAIRASFAIDLAKGAKASASASRGPGFEPARVLDRQPDSYWSTPDDLTTPTLTLDLSAVHSFDLIRLREYLPLGVRVTRFAVEAEVDGQWRRLAEAQCIGAQRIVRLERPIAARRVRLVVLEAPVCPAISEFALFRAVAPVPVARPMANAPDVLSTAGWHIVEASAPGAEKLLDDDASTIWITPAPTPGHPAQATIDLGALRQVAGFSLTPSRTVMNGAAPPKGYRAETSEDGQRWQPAGAGELSNIAYALSTQRLNFPEVRQIRYLRLSFAETAVPAERLAIAGIGAFSRMR; translated from the coding sequence ATGATCGATCGTCGTACCTTTCTTGCCACGGGCGTGGTAGCCGCTGCTGCCAGCTTCAGTTCCCCGGCGGCGCGGATCTCACAGACGCCGCGCGCAAACGGGCCGGCACCGTGGGGTGCGGTTCCTAGCAAGCGCCAGCTGCGGTGGCATCGGTGGGAGCAATATGCTTTCGTGCATTTTGCGATGAATACCTTCACCGACAAGGAATGGGGCTACGGCGACGAGGATCCTGGCAAATTCGACCCCAGCGATTTTTCGGCCGATCAGATTGTCGCTGCTGCCAAGGCCGGCAATCTGAAAGGGCTCATTTTCACGGCCAAGCACCACGACGGCTTCTGCCTCTGGCCGACGCGCTTGACCGAGCATTGCATCCGGAACTCGCCGTACAAGAACGGCAAAGGCGACATCGTCGGTGAGATGGCCGCGGCGTGTCGACGCGCCGGCCTGGCATTCGGCATCTATCTCTCTCCCTGGGATCGTAACCACGCCGAGTATGGGCGCCCCGGCTACCTCGACTATTTTCGCAAGCAGATCGTCGAACTCTGCACGGGCTATGGCGAGCTGTTCGAGTTCTGGTTCGACGGCGCCAATGGTGGCGACGGCTATTACGGTGGAGCGCGCGAAGCGCGCAAGATCGATGCGCCTGCTTACTACAACTGGCCAAAAATGATCGAGTTGGTGCATCTGCACCAGCCGATGGCCTGCACCTTCGATCCGCTCGGCGCCGATATTCGCTGGGGTGGCAACGAGGACGGTATCGCTGGTGATCCATCCTGGCCGACCATGCCCAATGCGCCCTACACACAGGAAAACGGCAACTCCGGGGTGCGCGGAGGGGCGCTGTGGTGGCCGGCCGAAACCAACACCTCGATCCGCCCGGGCTGGTTCTACCATGCCGATGAAGATGGCAAGGTGCGCAGCCCGGAGAACCTGGTGCGCTATTTCGACACCTCCGTCGCGCGCGGCACCAACATGAACCTCAATCTCCCGCCCGACCGACGCGGCCGCATCGCCGACCACGACGTGGCAGTGCTGCAGAGTTTCGGCGACGCAATCCGCGCCAGCTTCGCCATCGATCTGGCCAAGGGCGCCAAGGCCAGCGCCAGTGCGTCGCGCGGTCCTGGATTCGAGCCGGCGCGCGTGCTTGATCGGCAGCCGGACAGCTACTGGTCCACGCCGGATGACCTCACCACGCCCACGCTGACGCTGGACCTGTCGGCGGTGCACAGCTTCGACCTGATCCGGCTGCGCGAGTATTTGCCGCTGGGCGTGCGCGTCACTCGCTTCGCGGTCGAAGCCGAGGTCGATGGGCAATGGCGTCGGCTGGCCGAAGCGCAGTGCATTGGTGCGCAGCGCATCGTGCGGCTGGAGCGCCCGATCGCCGCGCGCCGGGTGCGTTTGGTCGTGCTTGAGGCGCCGGTGTGCCCGGCAATCAGCGAATTCGCGTTATTCCGGGCCGTGGCGCCAGTGCCGGTTGCGCGGCCGATGGCGAATGCGCCGGACGTGCTGTCCACCGCTGGCTGGCACATCGTCGAGGCGAGCGCGCCCGGGGCGGAAAAATTGCTCGACGACGATGCCAGCACGATCTGGATCACGCCCGCGCCCACGCCGGGCCATCCCGCGCAGGCGACCATCGATCTGGGCGCGCTGCGTCAGGTGGCCGGTTTCAGCCTCACCCCCTCGCGCACGGTGATGAACGGTGCGGCGCCGCCGAAGGGCTATCGCGCCGAAACCAGCGAAGATGGCCAACGCTGGCAGCCGGCTGGCGCCGGTGAGCTGTCCAATATCGCCTACGCGCTTTCGACCCAGCGCCTGAATTTCCCCGAGGTCCGCCAGATCCGCTATCTGCGGCTGTCGTTCGCTGAAACAGCGGTGCCTGCCGAACGGCTGGCGATCGCGGGGATCGGCGCGTTCTCGCGCATGCGATGA